One stretch of Nicotiana tabacum cultivar K326 chromosome 18, ASM71507v2, whole genome shotgun sequence DNA includes these proteins:
- the LOC107803505 gene encoding uncharacterized protein LOC107803505 has translation MANEASSSTSLTVDEEDEILMLYGSESGWVDPLSHCDHLTSLSSDLIHIPTPDTPCNRCQHPAENWLCLCCKEVLCSRFVNKHMLDHYKQSNHSIALSFSDLSVWCFSCNAYLDAQAIMPLQSVHFTAYVLKFNEPPPLRAADCIEITDNRAEGSTSGN, from the exons ATGGCTAATGAAGCTTCTTCGTCGACTTCACTTAccgttgatgaagaagatgagatactgATGCTGTATGGGTCTGAATCTGGTTGGGTTGATCCCCTAAGTCACTGTgatcacctgacttctttatcCTCCGATCTCATTCACATTCCAACTCCAGACACTCCTTGCAACAG gtGTCAACACCCAGCAGAGAACTGGCTATGTTTGTGCTGCAAGGAGGTTCTTTGCAGTCGATTTGTTAATAAGCACATGCTCGATCATTACAAGCAGAGCAATCACTCTATTGCACTCAGCTTTAG TGATCTATCAGTATGGTGTTTCTCCTGCAATGCATATTTAGATGCTCAAGCAATAATGCCGTTGCAGTCTGTTCATTTCACTGCCTACGTACTAAAGTTTAATGAACCTCCACCTTTACGAGCAGcggattgtatagaaattacaGATAACAGAGCAGAGGGTTCTACTTCTGGGAACTAA
- the LOC107803504 gene encoding putative polyamine transporter At3g19553 produces the protein MVNDVKNSTSTNKKNPKLTLLPLIALIFYEVSGGPFGVEDSVKAGGGPLLALLGFVIFALIWSIPEALITAELATSFPENGGYVIWISSAFGPFWGFQEGFWKWFSGVMDNALYPVLFLDYLKHSLPVFNHLVARIPALLGITVSLTYLNYRGLHIVGSSAVLLASFSLFPFVVMAILSIPRIRPRQWIVVDFNKVEWRGYFNTMFWNLNYWDKVSTLAGEVEDPSRTFRNALLAGVVLVVSFYIIPLLAATGALKSDPSEWSDGYFAEAGMLIGGVWLKWWIQAAAAMSNMGLFEAEMSSDAFQLLGMSEMGMLPSIFASRSKYGTPTISILCSATGVIILSWMSFQEILEFLNFLYSVGMLLEFAAFIKLRIVKPDLRRPYKVPFQIFGATAICLPPALLLIFVMYLASLQTYIVSGSVIILGLFLYPAIVHAKEKNWCHFISTDEPLGHSNDILEDQSAATELDQVVADEASLSLLGHSKKVEDSETLSQEMSALD, from the exons ATGGTGAATGATGTCAAGAACAGTACTTCAACTAacaagaaaaatccaaaactaactTTATTACCTcttattgctttgattttctaTGAAGTATCAGGGGGCCCTTTTGGTGTAGAAGATTCAGTTAAAGCAGGGGGAGGCCCTTTGTTAGCTTTGCTTGGTTTCGTGATTTTCGCTTTAATTTGGAGCATACCTGAAGCACTAATCACAGCTGAGTTAGCCACAAGTTTCCCTGAAAATGGTGGCTATGTCATTTGGATATCTTCAGCTTTTGGCCCTTTCTGGGGATTTCAAGAAGGCTTTTGGAAATGGTTTAGTGGTGTCATGGATAATGCTCTTTACCCTGTATTGTTCCTTGATTACTTGAAGCATTCGTTGCCCGTTTTTAATCACTTGGTTGCGAGAATTCCAGCCCTGTTAGGAATTACTGTCTCTTTGACATACTTGAATTATAGAGGCCTCCATATTGTTGGTTCTTCAGCTGTTTTGCTTgcaagtttttctctttttccgTTTGTTGTAATGGCGATTCTCTCGATTCCTAGGATCAGACCACGACAGTGGATTGTTGTGGATTTCAacaaggttgaatggagagggtACTTTAATACCATGTTTTGGAATCTTAATTACTGGGATAAGGTCAGTACTTTAGCAGGAGAGGTTGAAGACCCTAGTAGAACGTTTCGAAACGCGTTGCTCGCGGGTGTAGTTTTGGTGGtttctttttatattattccATTACTGGCTGCAACAGGAGCTTTAAAGTCTGACCCTAGTGAGTGGAGTGATGGTTATTTTGCAGAAGCTGGAATGTTGATTGGTGGCGTTTGGCTGAAATGGTGGATCCAGGCTGCAGCTGCAATGTCTAATATGGGGCTGTTTGAAGCTGAAATGAGTAGTGATGCCTTCCAACTTCTTGGGATGAGCGAAATGGGAATGCTTCCTTCTATATTTGCGTCAAG ATCAAAATATGGGACACCCACTATCAGCATCTTATGCTCTGCAACGGGCGTGATCATTCTGTCATGGATGAGTTTTCAAGAAATATTGGAATTTCTTAACTTCCTCTATTCAGTAGGAATGCTTCTCGAGTTTGCAGCCTTCATAAAATTAAGGATAGTGAAGCCTGATCTTCGCAGACCTTATAAGGTCCCATTTCAAATATTTGGAGCAACGGCGATTTGCCTTCCACCTGCTTTGTTGCTTATTTTTGTCATGTATCTGGCTTCATTACAGACGTATATAGTAAGTGGCTCGGTCATTATTCTGGGATTATTCTTGTAtcctgccatagttcatgcaaaGGAGAAAAACTGGTGCCATTTTATTAGTACAGATGAACCATTAGGACATTCTAACGATATTCTTGAGGACCAATCAGCAGCTACTGAACTTGATCAGGTTGTTGCTGATGAGGCATCTCTTAGCCTACTCGGACACTCTAAGAAAGTAGAGGATTCTGAAACCTTGTCACAAGAAATGTCAGCATTGGATTAG